The sequence below is a genomic window from Serratia nevei.
CGGCAAATTCGGGATGTTTGGCGTAAACCGGCTGATCGAAAATGCCGAGTTTGATGCCTTTGCCGGTATAACCGGCGGCGTAGGCCTGGTCGGCGTGGATCGCCCCCAGCCCCCATTCCGCGTTGAACTCACTGCTGCGCCAGCTGGCCGGATCGCCCGCTTTGCCGTTCTCTATATAGGTGGCCGCCTGCGCCCCGCCGATCGCCGTCAGGCAGATCAGCATCGCGCTCCATTGTGCGCGATGAACTCCGATTTCAGGCCAGCCGAAGGCCGCCCGAGCGGATTTGACTCCTCTAAGTTTCTTCTCCATCCCAGATACCGTCCGTTGTTGTTTGCAAATGTTTTATAAGATTTTTTGTGTAACAGTTTGGTAACACCAAATAAATAAAGCACAACAATCTCAAGTGCGCTTAATGTGTCATCCGGCAGTCAGGAGGGAGGAGAGAAAGTTTCAGGGGTGAATCAGGCGAAGGAGGATAAGAAATGGCAATGACATCTCCCAACGCCGAAGTCGCGGCATGAGGTGAGAGAAACAATATTATGATTATGATAAATAAGAATATAATTCAGTAAATAACAAAGAGGCAGAACGCCTGAAAAGTGATTAACAGGCGTCTTTTATCACTTTTAATTATAAATTTTGCCAATATTCACTCAGTGAATTATGCTGGATTTTCACTCAGCCATCGGCAAAAATTGGATTATCCTGCTGATGTTTTTTTGCTGTTCATCGCGTCTTCTTCCGCCTGACGAAGGATGGCTTTGGCCATCCATTGCGTGACGTCCTGAATATTATCCAGCTCCAGGCCCCAGATATCTTTCAACACCAGAAATACTTCCGAGCCGTAAATCAGCGAGAAAGCATGAATCACTCTCTGCAGAGAGTCCGACGGCAGTTTGCCCTGCAACGGCTCTACCGCCAGCGCCAGCAGACGCTTGCGGTTGCCGCGCACGAATTTTTCGCCCGGCGTCGCGTTCGCCCACTGCTGTAAAGAGAGCTGCAACGCCGCGCGCAACGCCCCCTCATGCCGCTCCATCTGAGGATAGGCGAAGCTCAGCAATTGCTGAATACGCTTCAAAGCATCATCGTCTTGCGGGCGCCATTCCAGAATTGGACCCAGGCTTTCCGCCACCACGGCGCTAATCAGCGCACTTTGGGTCGGAAAGTAACGGTAGGCCGTCGCACGCGATACCTGTGCATGCGCCGCCAGTTCGGTGATCGAAGGAAACGCGCCTTCGTCATACAGCGCCATCGCGCTGGCCAGCAACAAACGGTAGGTTTTTGCCCGGGCGGAGGTCAGAGAAGGATCGAGAGGGACGGGAAAAGTATCTATCGGCACATAAACCTCATGCATCTGCACACGCTAGCACAACCGGGGACGATGCCTCTGTTGGCCGGTTGCCGGTAAAGCGCCGGCCACGTTGAAAAGCTCAAAAATGAGACAGAAGTCCCATTTTGCATCGCCTAACCCTTGCAAAAATGATACGGCCGTCTCATTATATAAATACATTAATTACTTTAACTTAACAGCCAGCACCAGGGTTCCAATAAAAATATAACATCATAATTTATAAATAAAAACTAGAAACACTCGGGAAAACCCCATGATTGATACTTCAAATTTTGTCTATATTGCTACCACAGCAGATACCAAAGGACAAGAGTTGGAGTACGTACGGCGGCTGATCGCTGCCCTGAACTTACCTACGCGAACCGTCGATCTCTCCACCCGTAGCTTGCCGTTTGATTCCCCCGCCGATATCAGCCCAGAGGACGTTGCCTGCCACCATCCGGCAGGCGCCGGCGCGGTCTTCTGCGCCAGCCGCGGCCAGGCGATCGCCGCCATGGCGACCGCTTTCGAACGCTTTATCCTGACGCGCCGCGATATTGCCGCCCTGCTTGGCCTGGGGGGCTCCGGTGGCACCGCCATCATCACGCCGGCCATGCAGCAGCTGCCGATCGGCCTGCCGAAAATAATGGTCTCAAGCATGGCGGCGGGTGACGTTTCCGCCTATGTCGGCGCCAGTGACATCAACATGCTGTATTCGGTCACCGATCTCGCCGGTCTGAACCGCATCTCGCGACGGGTGCTCGGCAACGCGGCGCGCCAGATAGCCGGGGCCGTACGCTTCGCCGCCGTCGACTATCCCGACGATAAGCCCGCGATTGGCCTGACGATGTTTGGCGTCACCACGCCCTGCATTCAGGCGCTGGTTGCCGACCTTGAGCCGCAATGGGATTGCCTGACGTTTCACGCCACCGGCAGCGGCGGCAGAGCGCTGGAAAAACTGATCGATAGCCGCCAACTGCGCGGCGCCATCGACTTGACCACCACCGAAGTGGCCGATTACCTGTTTGGCGGTGTGCTACCCTGCAATGCAGATCGTTTCGGGGCCATCGCGCGTACCGGCATCCCTTGCGTGCTCTCCTGCGGCGCGATCGACATGATCAACTTCGGCGCGCCGAATACGGTGCCGGCTCGCTACGCCAACCGCCTGCGCCACCATCACAATCCGCAAGTGACGCTGGTGCGCACCAGCGCGCGGGAAAGCGCGTTAATCGGACGTTGGATGGGCGAAAAAATCAATGCCTGTACGGGCGAAGTGCGCTTCGTGATCCCGGCAGGCGGCGTATCGGCTCTGGATGCGCCGGGGCAACCGTTCTGGGATCCGGCGGCGCTGGCCGCCTTTACGCAAGCGCTGGAGGAGACGGTATACGCCACCGACAAACGCCGGCTGATAAAAACGCCTTATCATATTAACGACCCGCGCTTTGCACAGGCCGTTGCCGAACAGTTCCGGCACATTGTCGGCGGGGAATGATTATCACTCACTGCAGAACCTGCCGGTGATAACGCCAAATAAAAAAGGCCAGACAAATAGTCTGGCCCTTTTTTATTCACCGCGAGCGGATATTACTGACCGGAGGACATCTGCTCCTTCATTTTATTCATATGGTCCATCATCTTTTGCTCGCGTTTCTGATAATTCTCATTGTATTGTTTTTTCTGCTCAGGAGTCAGCAGGTTATACATTTTATTTTCCGCTTTGGCGCGTTCCAGCATGCGTTCGGATTGCGCTTTGCCCATCGCGTCAATTTGCGCTTTCGCCTTCGCTTCGTCAAAGCTGTCGGAAGCCACCAGATTATGCAGCGCCTGGCGTTCCTCTTTCATGCCCGGCCCGCGCTTCTGGTGCGACTCTTTCATGATGTCGCGCATCTGCTGGCGCTGCTGTTCGGTCAGGTTCAGCCCGGCGAACGGGCCGCCTTTGCCTTCACCCTTGTGATGCATCATTTTCATCGGCGCCGCATCCGGTGCCGGTGCCGTCGTGTCTGCAGCGAACGCCGCAGAAGCAGAACCCAGAGCCAGCGTGGAAGCAATAAATAAAGCCGTCAATTTACGCATAATCATTTCCTTAAAAGTTTTTCTTCATCAGGAGCGCTGTACGTTAACAGGCTCATTCGTCGTCGGAGATAATAATAGGCTGATAAAATTCAAGTAATGCGAGGGTGTGTAAACTTTTTAAAACCCGTCTCGGATTTATTCACCAATTATGAGAAAACTATGAAGATGGCGTTTATTTGATGGAAATTTTAATTTCCCGGTAAAAATCCCCCCGGTGGAGTTATTTTTCCGCTTTCCCCTCACCGCTATAATTTACTCGCCTCCACGGCAACCTTGCATCAACCGTTTTCCGATAGCGGGGAGGTCGGTACAAACATCACAGGATCCGATGTTCTCCTACACTTTAAGACAACCGGCCGCCGGGTGACGTTTACACCGCAAAACTAATCATTGCTTATATAATAGTTTCCATCACCCGCCTCGCCTGTGAAAACCTGTTATATGATGCACAGATGCGCACGGCGACCACTTTCGGGCCAACAGGCTGCCCCGGAGCTGTGCTGACCGGCCGCCCGTGCTCTTTTGAGGAATCATCATGCCCGCAGACCAAGGCCCTGAGCTTCTTAACGCCCACTTCGGCACCCAAAGCCCCCACTGGCGGCTGGCGTTTGACAGCAATGCCCTGGAGCTGTCCGCCGTTAAGGGCAAAGCCCACGTCGCGGTGGCGCTCAGCGCCATGGAAGCGGCGAAAATCCGCCGTCTGACCGGCGTCACAGCCAGCCTTGAACTGACCATTACGCTCGCCGGAGAACCGCTGCATCTGCATCTGGTGGGGCGCCGCGTCAATAATCTCGAATGGGCGGGCACCGCTTCCGCCTTCAGCGACACCCAATCCGTGGCGCGCGATCTGGTGCACGGCCTCTCCTTCGCCGAGCAGGTGGTGTCCGAAGCCAACTCGGTGATCGTGATCGTCGATCAGCACGGCCGCATCCAACGCTTCAACCGGCTGAGCGAGGAGTACACCGGGCTGCGCGAACATGAAGTGATCGGCAAAAACGTTTTCCAGCTGTTTATGAGCCCGGAAGAAGCCGCCGCTTCGCGGCGCAACATCGCCGGCTTCTTCCGCAACGGTTCGTCCTATGAGGTGGAACGCTGGGTAAAAACGGTCAAGGGCGAACGGCTGTTCCTGTTCCGCAATAAGTTCGTGCACAGCGGCAGCGGCAAGAACGAGGTGTATCTTATCTGCTCCGGTACCGACATCACCGAAGAACGCCGTGCGCAGGAGCGGCTGCGGGTGCTGGCCAACACCGATCTCATCACCGGCCTACCGAACCGTAACGCGATCCAGGACAAGATCAATCACGCCATCGCCACGCGCAGCGAAGAGAGTTTCGGCCTGGTCTACCTCGATCTCGACAACTTCAAGAAGGTCAACGACGCCTACGGCCATATGTTCGGCGATCGGCTGCTGGTCGAGGTCGCGCTGGCGATCCTCGGCTGCCTGAGCCCGGACCAGGTGCTCGCCCGCCTCGGCGGCGACGAATTCTTGGTGCTGGCGCCGCAAACCGATCGCGAGCGCCTGCAAACGCTGGCGCAGCGCATCATCGACAGGCTGAAAACCCCTTTCCGCATCGGCCTGATTGAGGTGTATACCGGCTGTTCGATCGGCATCGCGCTGTGCCCGGAGCACGGCAACGATCTCGACAGCCTGATCCGCAGCGCCGATACCGCCATGTACGTCGCCAAGGAGCACGGCAAACGCACCTATACCGTCTTCTCGCCGGAGATGAACAAGCGCGTCGCCGAATACATGTGGCTGGACACCAATCTGCGCAAAGGCCTGGAGCAAAATCAGCTGGTGCTGTATTACCAGCCGAAAATCGACGCGCGCAGCGGTGAAGTGCACAGCGTGGAAGCGCTGGTGCGCTGGGATTCGCCGGAGCGCGGCCTGATCCCGCCGCTGCAGTTCATCTCCTACGCCGAGGAGTCCGGCCTGATCGGCCCACTGGGGCAATGGGTATTGCAGACCGCCGCCGGCCAGGCGGCGCAGTGGCAAGAGCAGGGATTGAATCTGCGGGTGGCGGTCAACCTCTCCGCCCGGCAGCTGGCCGACGACAGCATCGTCAACGACCTGCTCGGGGTGCTGCGCCGTCACCGCATGGCCCCTTGTCTGTTGGACTTCGAGTTGACCGAAAGCAGCCTGATTGAAGACGAGAACCGCGCTCGCGCGCTGATCACCCGGTTGCGCGAACTGGGCGCGCAGGTGCATCTCGACGACTTCGGCACCGGCTATTCGTCGCTGGCGCAGCTGGCGCGTATTCCGCTGGACGCCATCAAGCTGGATAAAAGCTTCGTGCGCGGGGTGAATTTCAACCCGGTATCGCAATCGTTGGTGCGCGCGATCGTTGCGGCGGCAGAGGCGTTGGCGTTCCGGGTGATCGCCGAAGGGGTGGAGACCGAGAGCGAAAACCACTTCCTCGACGAGGTCGGCGTGGACGAAAAACAGGGCTTTCTGTTTGCGCGGCCAATGCTCCCGGAACAGCTGGAGCATTGGCTGCAGTCCTACCGCCCGCACTCACCCTCCGCGTGAGGCGGGCGCGTTAACGTTAGCCGGCACGACGCAGGTTCAGGGTATGGCGATCCTGCAACATCACCAGCCGCTCGATGTAGGCGCGGTCTTTTTCCTCAATGGTAAAGGCCGAGTGCACCCAGTCTTCAGTAATGTCCATCAGCTCGGAACGCGTCAGCTGCAACACGCGCTGACGCGCCCGCAGCATGGCGCGCATGCCGTTGAGCTTCGGCCGTATGGTATCGATAAAGGTGCGCGTCGCCATGTAGGCGTCGCCGGGCTGGAACAGCTGGTCTACCAGCCCGCGGCTCTCGAACCACTCTGCGGTGTGCGACTCGCCGCCCCAAATCAGCTCCTCGGCCAAGCGCATGCCAGCCTTGCGCGCCACCAGCGAGTAACCGCCCATACCGGGAAACAGGTTGAACGCGATCTCCGGAAACCCCATGCGCGCGTTGTTCTGCGCCAGCACGAAATGGTGCGCCAGCGCCGCTTCAAAACCGCCGCCCAGCGCGCTGCCTTCGACCATCGCAATGCTGACCGCGCCGGTGTCGAAACCGCGCGCCGCCGCATGTACGCAGTCGATGCAGGCGCGCGCGTAGGCCATCATCGCCTCGCGCTTGCGGTTTTTGATCGCTTCGGCGAAGAACTGCAGATCGCCGCCGACGTTGAACATGTTCGGCACCAGCGAGCCGGTGACCCAGAAATCGAACCGCAGCGAAGACTCCTTCGCCGCCTGCGCCAGCGTCATGATGTCTTCGATCAGCGCCTGGTTGAAGCAGGGGCGCGGCGCGGCGCGCAGCAGCATCCACATGATGTGCCGCCCCTCTTCATAGTAGGCGGACAGCTGCGACAGATTGCCCGCTTCGGTAAACGGACGACAGGTGGGGTGATTAAGCAATTTCATAAGACCTTCCAGTTTTTCTGTTGATGACGGATGAGACCGTTCCAGCCCCTACGGCTGCAGCGGAGCGGTGGGCGGCAAAAGCGCGACGCCACATCATGAGTAAACGCTTTCTCGCCGACGAAACAGATAAAAATTGGAGGTAGGGAAGTGAAAAAAACCGAGGCGCCACGGGGTTTTCATAGGAATTTTACCTATCGACCCCTCCCCGGCATTTCATGCCGGGCGCTAACGCGCTAAGCTCGGAAAATGACCGTTTGCCGCCCCGGCGTTCAAAACGCTGCGGGGCTTTGGCTATAATCAACGCTGAAACATGCCGTTTAACGTTAAGGAAATCGTGAAGTAATGCCTACAGGACCAGACCAGGAACGCCACCAGCCCGCACAAGACACGCCGCCGAAGCCGCTTATCGCCATCAAGACCGGCCATGAGACCCTCGACCGCCGCATCGGTGGTTTTTCACGTCTGATTGAACGCATCAAAGCCTGGCCAAGCGTGGCGCACCTGCTGCGCGCCGCCGAACGCTTTAACGATCGGCTGGGTAGCCAGTTCGGCGCCGCTATTACCTATTTTTCATTCCTCTCGCTGATCCCGATCCTGATGGTGTCGTTTGCCGCCGCCGGCTTCGTGCTGGCCTCCAACCCGGATCTGCTGGCCCGCTTGATCAACCGCATCGTCGGCAGCATCAGCGATCCGACGCTGGCCAGCACGCTGAAGAACACCGTCAACACCGCCATTCAGCAGCGCACCACCGTGGGATTGACCGGCCTGGCGCTGGCGCTCTATTCCGGCATCAGCTGGATGGGCAACCTGCGCGAGGCGATCCGCGCGCAGTCGCGCGATGTCTGGGAGCGCAATCCGCAGGATCAGGAGAAAATCTACTTCAAATACACCCGCGACTTCATCTCGCTGACCGGCCTGGTGGTCGCGCTGATCATTACGCTGTCGCTGACTTCGGTCGCCGGGTCGGCGCAGGCGGCGATCGTCAATGCGCTGGGGCTGGACGGCATCGAATGGCTGCGGCCGGCGCTGACGCTGATCGCGCTGTCGATCTCGATCTTCGCCAACTATCTGCTGTTCCTGTGGATTTTCTGGATGCTGCCGCGCCACAAACCGAAGAAAAAAGCGCTGCTGCGCGGCACCTTGCTCGCCGCCATCGGCTTTGAGGTGATCAAGTTCGTGATGACCATGACGCTGCCGCAGGTGGCAAAGTCGCCTTCCGGCGCGGCCTTCGGATCGGTGATCGGGCTGATGGCGTTCTTCTACTTCTTCGCTCGTTTGACGCTGTTTTGCGCCGCCTGGATCGCCACCGCCGACTACAAAGGCGACAAAGCGTTGCCGGAACGCGAACCTCCGGCGCGCTGAAGCCATGCGATCGTGCCGGTGTTATCGCACACACCGGCACTTTCCTCTGGATATCAACCAGAAAACCAGTCAATACGTCTAAATAACTCGGCACGCGATCCGAAAAACCAGCATAACAAACTGCTCGCTCACTTTTCTTTGCCGCTTTTACAGCCATTCCCTCTGCACGAAAGCCCTTTCTCAACGTTTAACGCTGCAGAAAACAAGCCAGATAAAACATTAGTCTTTTTAACCGGTTAGCGGGGCCATTGCCCAAAGTTCCCGCGTTGAAAAGGCCGAATGCTGTCACTAAGATGGATTTTTACCCCTTCCAACAATAAGAAATATTATGCAAGCCACCATCGCACCCCCACTCGACGCCGACGACGCGTCCACACCGGTGAACTCCCGCGGGAAAGTCATCGTCGCCTCGCTGGTCGGTACCGCCATCGAGTTCTTCGACTTCTACATCTACGCCACCGCCGCGGTGATCGTGTTTCCACATATCTTCTTCCCACAGGGCGACCCGACCACCGCAACGCTGCAGTCGCTGGCCACCTTCGCCGTCGCCTTTGTCGCGCGCCCTATCGGCTCTGCGCTGTTCGGCCACTTCGGCGATCGCGTGGGGCGCAAGGTCACGCTGGTCGCCTCGCTGCTGACCATGGGGATTTCCACCGTGCTGATCGGCCTGCTGCCGAGCTATGAAACCATCGGCATCTTCGCCCCTATCCTGCTGGCGCTGGCGCGCTTCGGGCAGGGCCTGGGGCTGGGCGGCGAATGGGGCGGCGCCGCCCTGCTGGCGACGGAGAACGCGCCGGCCAAAAAGCGCGCGCTGTACGGCTCCTTCCCCCAGTTGGGCGCGCCGATCGGCTTCTTCTTCGCCAACGGCACCTTCCTGCTGCTCTCCTGGCTGCTGAGCGACCAGCAGTTTATGGAATGGGGCTGGCGCGTGCCGTTCATCCTCTCCGCCGCGCTGGTGCTGATTGGCCTGTACGTTCGGGTGTCGCTGCATGAAACGCCGGTGTTCGCCAAAGTGGCCAAAGCCGGCAAACAGGTGAAAGTGCCACTCGGCACGCTGCTGAGCAAGCATCTGAAAGCGACCATCCTCGGCACTTTCATCATGCTGGCGACCTACACGCTGTTTTATCTGATGACGGTGTATTCGATGACCTACGGCACCACGCCGCAGCCGTTGGGGCTCGGCTACTCCCGCAACAGCTTCCTGTGGATGCTGATGGTGGCGGTAATCGGTTTCGGCGTGATGGTACCGATCGCCGGCCTGCTGGCGGACGCGTTCGGCCGCCGCAAGACCATGATCGCCATTACCCTGCTGATGATCGGCTTCGCGTTCCTGTTCCCGACCCTGCTGGGTTCCGGTAACCAGGCGCTGGTGATGGGCTTCCTGCTGTGCGGCCTGAGCATCATGGGGCTGACCTTTGGCCCCATGGGCGCGCTGCTGCCGGAGCTGTTCCCGACCGAAGTGCGCTATACCGGCGCATCG
It includes:
- a CDS encoding TetR/AcrR family transcriptional regulator, which produces MHEVYVPIDTFPVPLDPSLTSARAKTYRLLLASAMALYDEGAFPSITELAAHAQVSRATAYRYFPTQSALISAVVAESLGPILEWRPQDDDALKRIQQLLSFAYPQMERHEGALRAALQLSLQQWANATPGEKFVRGNRKRLLALAVEPLQGKLPSDSLQRVIHAFSLIYGSEVFLVLKDIWGLELDNIQDVTQWMAKAILRQAEEDAMNSKKTSAG
- a CDS encoding Tm-1-like ATP-binding domain-containing protein, whose protein sequence is MIDTSNFVYIATTADTKGQELEYVRRLIAALNLPTRTVDLSTRSLPFDSPADISPEDVACHHPAGAGAVFCASRGQAIAAMATAFERFILTRRDIAALLGLGGSGGTAIITPAMQQLPIGLPKIMVSSMAAGDVSAYVGASDINMLYSVTDLAGLNRISRRVLGNAARQIAGAVRFAAVDYPDDKPAIGLTMFGVTTPCIQALVADLEPQWDCLTFHATGSGGRALEKLIDSRQLRGAIDLTTTEVADYLFGGVLPCNADRFGAIARTGIPCVLSCGAIDMINFGAPNTVPARYANRLRHHHNPQVTLVRTSARESALIGRWMGEKINACTGEVRFVIPAGGVSALDAPGQPFWDPAALAAFTQALEETVYATDKRRLIKTPYHINDPRFAQAVAEQFRHIVGGE
- the spy gene encoding ATP-independent periplasmic protein-refolding chaperone Spy, with the translated sequence MRKLTALFIASTLALGSASAAFAADTTAPAPDAAPMKMMHHKGEGKGGPFAGLNLTEQQRQQMRDIMKESHQKRGPGMKEERQALHNLVASDSFDEAKAKAQIDAMGKAQSERMLERAKAENKMYNLLTPEQKKQYNENYQKREQKMMDHMNKMKEQMSSGQ
- the pdeR gene encoding cyclic di-GMP phosphodiesterase is translated as MPADQGPELLNAHFGTQSPHWRLAFDSNALELSAVKGKAHVAVALSAMEAAKIRRLTGVTASLELTITLAGEPLHLHLVGRRVNNLEWAGTASAFSDTQSVARDLVHGLSFAEQVVSEANSVIVIVDQHGRIQRFNRLSEEYTGLREHEVIGKNVFQLFMSPEEAAASRRNIAGFFRNGSSYEVERWVKTVKGERLFLFRNKFVHSGSGKNEVYLICSGTDITEERRAQERLRVLANTDLITGLPNRNAIQDKINHAIATRSEESFGLVYLDLDNFKKVNDAYGHMFGDRLLVEVALAILGCLSPDQVLARLGGDEFLVLAPQTDRERLQTLAQRIIDRLKTPFRIGLIEVYTGCSIGIALCPEHGNDLDSLIRSADTAMYVAKEHGKRTYTVFSPEMNKRVAEYMWLDTNLRKGLEQNQLVLYYQPKIDARSGEVHSVEALVRWDSPERGLIPPLQFISYAEESGLIGPLGQWVLQTAAGQAAQWQEQGLNLRVAVNLSARQLADDSIVNDLLGVLRRHRMAPCLLDFELTESSLIEDENRARALITRLRELGAQVHLDDFGTGYSSLAQLARIPLDAIKLDKSFVRGVNFNPVSQSLVRAIVAAAEALAFRVIAEGVETESENHFLDEVGVDEKQGFLFARPMLPEQLEHWLQSYRPHSPSA
- a CDS encoding crotonase/enoyl-CoA hydratase family protein encodes the protein MKLLNHPTCRPFTEAGNLSQLSAYYEEGRHIMWMLLRAAPRPCFNQALIEDIMTLAQAAKESSLRFDFWVTGSLVPNMFNVGGDLQFFAEAIKNRKREAMMAYARACIDCVHAAARGFDTGAVSIAMVEGSALGGGFEAALAHHFVLAQNNARMGFPEIAFNLFPGMGGYSLVARKAGMRLAEELIWGGESHTAEWFESRGLVDQLFQPGDAYMATRTFIDTIRPKLNGMRAMLRARQRVLQLTRSELMDITEDWVHSAFTIEEKDRAYIERLVMLQDRHTLNLRRAG
- the yhjD gene encoding inner membrane protein YhjD → MPTGPDQERHQPAQDTPPKPLIAIKTGHETLDRRIGGFSRLIERIKAWPSVAHLLRAAERFNDRLGSQFGAAITYFSFLSLIPILMVSFAAAGFVLASNPDLLARLINRIVGSISDPTLASTLKNTVNTAIQQRTTVGLTGLALALYSGISWMGNLREAIRAQSRDVWERNPQDQEKIYFKYTRDFISLTGLVVALIITLSLTSVAGSAQAAIVNALGLDGIEWLRPALTLIALSISIFANYLLFLWIFWMLPRHKPKKKALLRGTLLAAIGFEVIKFVMTMTLPQVAKSPSGAAFGSVIGLMAFFYFFARLTLFCAAWIATADYKGDKALPEREPPAR
- a CDS encoding MFS transporter; the encoded protein is MQATIAPPLDADDASTPVNSRGKVIVASLVGTAIEFFDFYIYATAAVIVFPHIFFPQGDPTTATLQSLATFAVAFVARPIGSALFGHFGDRVGRKVTLVASLLTMGISTVLIGLLPSYETIGIFAPILLALARFGQGLGLGGEWGGAALLATENAPAKKRALYGSFPQLGAPIGFFFANGTFLLLSWLLSDQQFMEWGWRVPFILSAALVLIGLYVRVSLHETPVFAKVAKAGKQVKVPLGTLLSKHLKATILGTFIMLATYTLFYLMTVYSMTYGTTPQPLGLGYSRNSFLWMLMVAVIGFGVMVPIAGLLADAFGRRKTMIAITLLMIGFAFLFPTLLGSGNQALVMGFLLCGLSIMGLTFGPMGALLPELFPTEVRYTGASFSYNVASILGASVAPYIATWLAAHYGLFYVGMYLAAMAGLTLLALLLMKETRHQSL